The following coding sequences lie in one Arachis ipaensis cultivar K30076 chromosome B05, Araip1.1, whole genome shotgun sequence genomic window:
- the LOC107640817 gene encoding uncharacterized protein LOC107640817 produces the protein MSVVAPLEIRIFFELVNKERVVEDCAKKVPLARDTRGGNNNRGHMSRDCPRGRNQNEGRNQQQGRVFTVNANDAGKLDPLMRGKCLIGDKTLMALYDTGASHSFIAFDKAAELGLKISYLTFDLHVHTPSQTVV, from the exons ATGAGTGTTGTGGCTCCATTGGAGATACGGATATTTTTTGAGTTAGTGAACAAGGAAAGGGTTGTTGAGGATTGTGCTAAGAAAGTGCCGTTGGCAAGGGATACTCGTGGAGGCAACAACAACAGAG GACACATGTCAAGGGATTGCCCTAGGGGGAGAAACCAGAATGAGGGTCGGAACCAACAACAAGGCCGAGTATTTACTGTGAATGCCAATGATGCTGGTAAGTTGGATCCTCTGATGAGAGGTAAATGTTTAATTGGTGACAAAACATTGATGGCTTTGTATGATACGGGAGcttcacattcattcattgcatttgataaGGCTGCTGAACTAGGGTTGAAAATCTCATATTTAACTTTCGACTTGCATGTGCATACCCCGTCTCAGACAGTTGTATGA